In Janthinobacterium rivuli, a single genomic region encodes these proteins:
- a CDS encoding ABC transporter ATP-binding protein — protein MNHTATEIPPPYLSVNNIEVIYDHVILVLKGVSLQVPQGKIVALLGANGAGKSTTLKTISTLLRGERGDVTKGEVQFKGERVDQLTPNELVKRGLSQVMEGRHCFGHLTIEENLLTGAYTRSLSRGELKDALDKVYHYFPRLKTRRSSQAGYTSGGEQQMCAIGRALMAKPSMILLDEPSMGIAPQIVEEIFGIVKDLNHKENVSFLLAEQNTNVALRYADFGYILENGRVVMEGQAQELASNEDVKEFYLGVSSAGRKSFRDMKFYRRRKRWLA, from the coding sequence ATGAACCATACTGCCACTGAAATACCGCCGCCCTACCTGTCGGTGAACAATATCGAAGTCATCTACGACCACGTGATCCTGGTCCTGAAGGGCGTGTCGCTGCAGGTCCCGCAGGGCAAGATCGTGGCGCTGCTGGGCGCCAACGGCGCCGGCAAGTCGACCACCCTGAAAACCATCTCGACCCTGCTGCGCGGCGAACGGGGCGACGTCACCAAGGGCGAAGTCCAGTTCAAGGGCGAGCGCGTGGATCAATTGACGCCGAATGAACTGGTCAAGCGGGGCCTGTCGCAAGTGATGGAAGGGCGCCACTGTTTCGGCCACCTCACGATCGAGGAAAACCTCTTGACGGGCGCCTACACGCGCAGCCTGTCGCGCGGCGAACTGAAAGACGCGCTGGACAAGGTCTATCACTATTTTCCGCGTCTGAAAACGCGGCGCAGCAGCCAGGCCGGCTACACCTCGGGCGGCGAGCAGCAGATGTGCGCCATCGGCCGCGCGCTGATGGCCAAGCCGTCGATGATTTTACTGGACGAACCGTCGATGGGCATCGCGCCGCAGATCGTCGAAGAGATCTTCGGCATCGTCAAGGATTTGAACCACAAGGAAAACGTCTCTTTCCTGCTGGCCGAGCAGAACACCAATGTGGCCCTGCGCTACGCCGACTTCGGCTACATCCTGGAAAACGGCAGAGTCGTGATGGAAGGGCAAGCGCAGGAACTGGCCAGCAACGAAGACGTCAAAGAGTTTTACCTGGGCGTCTCCAGCGCCGGGCGCAAGAGCTTTCGCGACATGAAGTTCTACCGCCGCCGCAAGCGCTGGCTGGCCTGA
- a CDS encoding Crp/Fnr family transcriptional regulator has translation MTYPDISLKDAVRAAHWAQLLDPVQLARVEADVFETFVPKGGFVCRKGEPVDNWIGVISGMVKMNNFSASGKAMTFIGVPPGSWFGEGSLLKNEIRKYDTMALRDTRVARLPGATFHWLLETSLPFTRFLLMQLNERLGQFIGMVENERLLDLNTRVARCLASMFNSHLYPGVETLVQLSQEEIGLLSGSSRQRANQALQVLEKKGLLRLDYGGIRVLDLEGLRRYEADDAD, from the coding sequence ATGACCTACCCTGATATCAGCCTCAAGGATGCCGTGCGCGCGGCCCACTGGGCGCAATTGCTCGACCCCGTTCAACTGGCCCGGGTCGAAGCGGATGTGTTTGAAACCTTCGTGCCGAAAGGCGGCTTTGTCTGCCGCAAGGGCGAGCCGGTGGACAACTGGATCGGCGTCATCAGCGGCATGGTCAAGATGAATAATTTTTCCGCTTCCGGCAAGGCCATGACTTTCATCGGCGTGCCGCCCGGCAGCTGGTTTGGCGAAGGGTCATTGTTGAAGAACGAGATCCGCAAATACGACACCATGGCCCTGCGCGACACGCGCGTGGCGCGCCTGCCCGGCGCCACCTTCCACTGGCTGCTGGAAACGAGCCTGCCGTTTACGCGCTTTTTGCTGATGCAGCTCAACGAGCGCCTGGGCCAGTTCATCGGCATGGTGGAAAACGAGCGCCTGCTGGACCTGAACACGCGCGTGGCGCGCTGCCTGGCCTCGATGTTCAACTCGCATTTGTACCCGGGCGTGGAAACCCTGGTGCAGCTGTCGCAGGAGGAGATCGGCCTGCTGTCCGGTTCTTCGCGCCAGCGCGCCAACCAGGCCTTGCAGGTGCTGGAAAAAAAGGGGCTATTGCGCCTCGATTACGGCGGCATCCGCGTGCTGGACCTGGAAGGCTTGCGCCGCTACGAGGCCGATGATGCAGACTGA
- a CDS encoding ABC transporter ATP-binding protein, which produces MQMNEPDAHFGTARKTGPVILDLKNISLSFGGVKALTDISFDVKQHEIRAIIGPNGAGKSSMLNVINGVYRPQQGEIIYRGEHRRGMDCYAAAKSGIARTFQNIALFKGMTVLDNIMTGRNLKMKSNFLLQALYWGPARREEIEHRKKAEEIIDFLEIQAIRKTPVGRLPYGLQKRVELGRALVAEPEILLLDEPMAGMNVEEKQDMCRFILDVNDQLGTTIVLIEHDMGVVMDISDRVVVLDYGKKIGDGTPDEVRSNQDVINAYLGVAH; this is translated from the coding sequence ATGCAAATGAACGAACCCGACGCCCATTTCGGCACGGCCCGCAAGACGGGTCCCGTGATCCTCGACCTGAAGAACATCTCGCTGTCGTTTGGCGGCGTGAAAGCGCTGACCGACATCTCGTTCGACGTGAAACAGCATGAAATCCGCGCCATCATCGGCCCGAACGGCGCCGGCAAAAGCTCGATGCTGAACGTGATCAATGGCGTGTACCGCCCGCAGCAGGGCGAAATCATTTATCGGGGCGAACACCGGCGCGGCATGGATTGTTATGCGGCCGCCAAATCCGGCATCGCGCGCACCTTCCAGAACATCGCCCTGTTCAAGGGCATGACGGTGCTCGACAACATCATGACGGGCCGGAACCTCAAAATGAAGTCGAATTTCCTGCTGCAGGCCCTGTACTGGGGACCGGCGCGGCGCGAGGAAATCGAGCACCGCAAGAAGGCCGAGGAGATCATCGACTTCCTGGAAATCCAGGCCATCCGCAAGACGCCCGTGGGGCGTTTGCCCTACGGCTTGCAAAAGCGGGTGGAGCTGGGCCGCGCGCTGGTGGCCGAACCCGAGATTTTGCTGCTCGATGAACCGATGGCCGGCATGAACGTGGAAGAAAAACAGGACATGTGCCGCTTCATCCTCGACGTCAACGACCAGCTGGGCACGACCATCGTGCTGATCGAGCACGACATGGGCGTGGTGATGGATATCTCGGACAGGGTCGTGGTGCTCGACTACGGCAAGAAGATCGGCGACGGCACGCCCGACGAGGTGCGCAGCAACCAGGATGTCATCAACGCCTATCTCGGCGTGGCGCACTAG
- a CDS encoding branched-chain amino acid ABC transporter permease has protein sequence MIYREAGQFKTSYQADNQIFPIRQDRLALTATLLVAVFLLPYVASPYMLSAILIPFLIFALAALGLNILTGYAGQLSLGTAAFMAVGAFASYNFMARLPGLPLLVSFILGGLCAAMVGIAFGLPSLRIRGFYLAASTLATQFFVVWCLTKIPYLTNYSSSGVITVQKMTILGYQFDTPQSKYLLVLAIVAGMALLAKNMIRSNVGRSWMAVRDMDMAAEVIGFRLMRTKLLAFAVSSFYCGVAGALYAYAYLGTVEPEAYNLDLSFRILFMIIIGGVGSILGSFLGAAFIVLLPVFLNTIAHGLSLPTSVASNLELMVFGALIIFFLIVEPHGLARLWQIAKEKLRLWPFPH, from the coding sequence ATGATTTACCGTGAAGCAGGACAATTCAAGACCAGCTACCAGGCTGACAACCAGATCTTCCCGATCCGGCAAGACCGCCTGGCGCTGACGGCCACGCTCCTTGTCGCCGTCTTCCTCCTGCCGTATGTCGCCTCGCCCTACATGCTGTCGGCGATCCTGATCCCCTTCCTGATCTTCGCCCTGGCGGCGCTGGGCCTGAACATCCTGACCGGTTACGCGGGCCAGCTGTCGCTGGGCACGGCCGCCTTCATGGCCGTGGGCGCCTTTGCCTCGTATAACTTCATGGCCCGCCTGCCAGGATTGCCGCTGCTCGTGTCCTTCATCCTCGGCGGCCTGTGCGCGGCCATGGTGGGCATCGCCTTCGGCCTGCCTTCCTTGCGCATCCGCGGCTTTTATTTGGCCGCTTCCACCCTGGCGACGCAGTTTTTTGTCGTCTGGTGCCTGACCAAGATTCCGTATCTGACCAACTACAGTTCCTCGGGCGTCATCACGGTGCAGAAGATGACCATCCTCGGCTACCAGTTCGACACGCCGCAAAGCAAATACCTGCTGGTGCTGGCCATCGTTGCCGGCATGGCCCTGCTGGCCAAGAACATGATCCGCTCGAACGTGGGCCGCTCGTGGATGGCCGTGCGCGACATGGACATGGCGGCCGAGGTGATCGGTTTCCGGCTGATGCGCACCAAGCTGCTGGCGTTTGCCGTCAGCTCCTTCTACTGCGGCGTGGCCGGCGCACTGTATGCGTACGCCTACCTGGGCACGGTGGAACCGGAAGCGTACAACCTGGACCTGTCCTTCCGCATCCTGTTCATGATCATCATCGGCGGCGTCGGTTCGATTTTAGGCTCCTTCCTCGGCGCGGCCTTCATCGTGCTGCTGCCCGTCTTCCTGAACACCATCGCGCACGGCCTGTCGCTGCCCACCAGCGTGGCCTCGAACCTGGAGCTGATGGTGTTCGGCGCGCTGATCATTTTCTTCCTGATCGTCGAGCCGCACGGCCTGGCCAGGCTGTGGCAGATCGCCAAGGAAAAATTGCGACTCTGGCCCTTCCCCCATTAA
- a CDS encoding branched-chain amino acid ABC transporter permease, producing MNFFFEVLIGGLLSGVMYALVAIGFVLIYKASGVFNFAQGAMVFFAALTCVGIMDKFGLSLWLAIPLTMVTMIVLGMAIERVVLRPLVNQPEITLFMATIGLTFFIEGLAQLMWGSQVHKLDLPIEDVPMQFLMDRFDINISQFDLMAAGICALLVICLALLFSKTKVGRALRAVADDHQAALAVGIPLQRIWAVVWGVAGLVAMVAGLLWGARNGVQFALTFIALKALPVLILGGFTSVPGAIVGGLIIGASEKLAEVYLGPMVGGGIEGWFPYVLALLFLLVRPEGLFGEKIIRRI from the coding sequence ATCAATTTTTTCTTTGAAGTGCTGATCGGCGGCCTGCTGTCGGGCGTCATGTATGCGCTGGTGGCGATCGGTTTTGTGCTGATCTACAAGGCTTCGGGCGTGTTCAACTTCGCGCAGGGAGCGATGGTGTTTTTCGCCGCCCTCACCTGCGTCGGCATCATGGACAAGTTTGGCCTGTCCCTGTGGCTGGCCATTCCGCTGACGATGGTGACCATGATCGTGCTGGGCATGGCGATTGAAAGGGTGGTCTTGCGCCCGCTCGTCAACCAGCCGGAAATCACGCTCTTCATGGCCACCATCGGCCTGACCTTTTTCATCGAGGGCCTGGCGCAGCTGATGTGGGGCTCGCAGGTTCACAAGCTGGACCTGCCCATCGAAGACGTGCCGATGCAGTTTTTGATGGACCGCTTCGACATTAACATCTCGCAGTTCGACCTGATGGCGGCCGGCATCTGCGCCTTGCTGGTGATCTGCCTGGCCCTGCTGTTCTCGAAAACCAAGGTGGGCCGCGCCCTGCGTGCCGTCGCCGACGACCACCAGGCGGCGCTGGCGGTCGGCATCCCGCTGCAGCGCATCTGGGCCGTGGTGTGGGGCGTGGCCGGCCTGGTGGCCATGGTGGCCGGCTTGCTGTGGGGTGCGCGCAACGGGGTGCAATTCGCCCTCACCTTCATCGCCCTGAAAGCGCTGCCGGTGCTGATCCTGGGCGGCTTTACATCGGTGCCGGGCGCCATCGTCGGTGGCCTGATCATCGGCGCGTCCGAAAAACTGGCCGAAGTCTACCTCGGCCCCATGGTGGGCGGCGGCATCGAAGGCTGGTTCCCGTATGTGCTGGCCCTGCTGTTCCTGCTGGTGCGTCCGGAAGGCCTGTTCGGCGAGAAAATCATCCGGCGAATATAA
- a CDS encoding AMP-binding protein translates to MPTFPRRLLQHGTVRSDKPAFREKHLGIWQTWTWREVNEEVRALACGLAAIGFQRGMNLAIIGDNRPRLYWAMLAAQSLGGVPVPLYQDAPAADMAYVLQDAEIRYAIVEDQEQVDKLLELKTLYPHVAHIAYDDERGMRHYRQPELTSFAALQTLGRAYDREHPGFFDAAVAAGQGSDSAVILYTSGTTGKPKGVCQSHTALLAAGVGGVAFDKLTDAEDILSYLPMAWVGDCLFSLAQAMVAGFTVNCPESGDTVMIDMREIGPTCYFAPPRVFENMLTSVMIRMEDASSIKRHMFSHFMDVAKRCGAQILDGKPVSLADRLSYKLGELLVYGPLKNVLGLSRVRVAYTAGAAIGPDLFRFYRSIGVNLKQLYGSTETCAYVCLQPDGNIKFDSVGLPAPGVEVKLAANGEVLVKSPATMSGYFRRPDATAEVIDADGYFHTGDAGVFDGEGHLKIIDRAADVGKMNCGAIFAPNYIENKLKFFPFIKEVVAFGHGRDQVCAFINIDIEAVGNWSERRGIAYSGYTDLAARAETYGLIRDCIEQVNAELATDPLMDRTQIHRFLVLHKELDPDDDELTRTRKVRRKFIAEKYAVLISALYEGKATQYIETQVKFEDGRLGSTSADLQIWDSKTYRPQGLAA, encoded by the coding sequence ATGCCGACTTTTCCGCGGCGCTTATTGCAACACGGGACAGTACGATCCGACAAGCCCGCCTTTCGCGAAAAACACCTGGGCATCTGGCAAACCTGGACCTGGCGCGAGGTCAACGAAGAAGTGCGTGCACTGGCCTGCGGCCTGGCCGCCATCGGCTTCCAGCGCGGCATGAACCTGGCCATCATCGGCGACAACCGTCCGCGCCTATACTGGGCCATGCTGGCTGCGCAAAGCCTGGGCGGCGTGCCCGTGCCACTGTACCAGGACGCGCCGGCCGCCGACATGGCCTACGTGCTGCAGGATGCGGAAATCCGCTACGCCATCGTCGAAGATCAGGAGCAGGTCGACAAGCTGCTCGAACTCAAAACCCTGTATCCGCACGTCGCCCACATCGCGTATGACGATGAGCGGGGCATGCGCCACTACCGCCAGCCGGAGCTGACGTCGTTTGCCGCCCTGCAGACGCTGGGCCGGGCCTATGACCGCGAACATCCGGGCTTTTTCGACGCCGCCGTGGCAGCGGGCCAGGGTAGCGACTCGGCCGTGATCCTGTACACCTCGGGCACCACGGGCAAGCCGAAAGGCGTGTGCCAGAGCCACACGGCGCTGCTGGCCGCCGGCGTTGGCGGCGTGGCCTTCGACAAGCTCACCGACGCGGAAGACATTCTGTCCTACCTGCCCATGGCGTGGGTCGGCGACTGCCTGTTCTCGCTGGCGCAAGCCATGGTGGCGGGCTTCACCGTCAACTGCCCCGAATCGGGCGACACGGTGATGATCGACATGCGCGAAATCGGCCCCACCTGCTATTTTGCGCCGCCGCGCGTGTTCGAGAACATGCTCACCAGCGTGATGATACGCATGGAAGACGCAAGCAGCATCAAGCGCCACATGTTCAGCCATTTCATGGACGTGGCCAAGCGCTGCGGCGCGCAGATTTTGGATGGCAAGCCAGTCTCGCTGGCGGACCGCCTCAGCTACAAGCTGGGCGAGCTGCTCGTCTACGGCCCCTTGAAAAACGTGCTGGGACTGTCGCGCGTGCGCGTCGCCTACACGGCCGGCGCCGCCATCGGCCCCGACCTGTTCCGCTTCTACCGCTCGATCGGCGTCAACCTCAAGCAGCTGTACGGCTCCACCGAAACCTGCGCCTATGTGTGTCTGCAACCGGACGGCAATATCAAGTTCGACAGCGTCGGCTTGCCAGCGCCGGGCGTGGAAGTCAAGCTGGCGGCCAATGGCGAGGTGCTGGTCAAGTCGCCCGCCACCATGAGCGGCTACTTCAGGCGTCCCGACGCCACCGCCGAAGTGATCGACGCTGACGGCTACTTCCATACGGGCGACGCGGGTGTGTTCGACGGCGAAGGCCACCTGAAAATCATCGACCGCGCAGCCGATGTCGGCAAGATGAATTGCGGCGCCATCTTCGCGCCCAATTACATCGAAAACAAGCTCAAGTTTTTCCCCTTCATCAAGGAAGTGGTGGCCTTCGGCCATGGGCGCGACCAGGTCTGCGCCTTCATCAACATCGACATCGAAGCGGTGGGCAACTGGTCCGAGCGGCGCGGCATCGCCTACTCCGGCTACACGGACCTGGCGGCGCGCGCCGAGACGTATGGCTTGATCCGCGACTGCATCGAACAAGTCAACGCGGAACTGGCAACCGATCCGCTGATGGATCGCACGCAGATACACCGCTTCCTCGTGCTGCACAAGGAACTCGACCCGGACGATGACGAGCTGACGCGCACGCGCAAGGTGCGCCGCAAATTCATCGCTGAAAAATACGCGGTGCTCATTTCCGCCCTGTACGAGGGCAAGGCAACGCAATACATCGAGACCCAGGTGAAATTCGAGGATGGCCGCCTTGGCTCGACCAGCGCCGACCTGCAGATCTGGGACAGCAAAACGTACCGGCCCCAGGGCCTGGCCGCATGA
- a CDS encoding ABC transporter substrate-binding protein, which yields MKHIKSLMLATAIASAALTMAGSAQAQDKEQYIALPSYRVGPYAAGGSGFYGGIIDYFNLVNQAGGVNGVKISWEECETEYNPSRGVECYERLKTKQGGATLVETLSTGVAYGILDRVAQDKIPMTMIGYGRSDAANGKVFPYVYPLISSYWSQAAGMIKYLGDKDGGMDKLKGKKIVHLYHDSAFGKEPLPVLEALSKQYGFELVKIPVAPPGSEQQSQWLQIRQAKPDHVILWGWGVMNSVAIKTAQRNGFPRDKMLGVWWAGSEEDTIPSGEAAKGYTAMTFNTPGNYPVLDDIRKKLYASGKGNLSDQSRIGSVYHMRGVTAGILWVEAIRAAQEKFGKGKPITGEQMRWGLENLNVDDARQKAVGALGMFPTVKTSCDDHEGSGAVKVQQWDGKKWTAITPKWIVGDKALVRKLVEESSGKYADEKKITPACMK from the coding sequence ATGAAACACATCAAATCGCTCATGCTGGCCACCGCCATCGCCAGTGCCGCACTCACCATGGCCGGCAGCGCGCAGGCGCAGGACAAGGAACAGTACATCGCCCTGCCGTCCTACCGCGTGGGCCCTTACGCGGCCGGCGGCTCCGGCTTCTACGGCGGCATCATCGATTACTTCAACCTGGTCAACCAGGCCGGCGGCGTCAACGGCGTGAAAATCAGCTGGGAAGAATGCGAAACGGAATACAACCCGTCGCGCGGCGTCGAATGCTATGAACGCCTGAAAACCAAGCAGGGCGGCGCCACCCTGGTCGAAACCCTGTCCACCGGCGTCGCCTACGGCATCCTCGACCGCGTGGCGCAAGACAAGATTCCCATGACGATGATCGGCTACGGCCGCTCGGACGCCGCCAACGGCAAGGTCTTCCCGTATGTGTATCCGCTGATCTCCAGCTACTGGAGCCAGGCCGCCGGCATGATCAAGTACCTGGGCGACAAAGATGGCGGCATGGACAAGCTGAAAGGCAAAAAGATCGTCCACCTGTACCACGATTCGGCCTTCGGCAAGGAGCCGCTGCCCGTGCTCGAAGCGCTGTCGAAACAGTACGGCTTCGAGCTGGTCAAGATTCCCGTCGCGCCGCCCGGCAGCGAACAGCAATCGCAATGGCTGCAAATCCGCCAGGCCAAGCCGGACCACGTGATCCTGTGGGGCTGGGGCGTGATGAATTCCGTTGCCATCAAGACGGCGCAGCGCAACGGCTTCCCGCGCGACAAAATGCTGGGCGTCTGGTGGGCCGGTTCCGAGGAAGACACGATTCCATCGGGCGAAGCGGCCAAGGGCTACACGGCGATGACCTTCAATACGCCGGGCAACTACCCGGTGCTGGACGACATCCGCAAAAAACTCTACGCGTCCGGCAAGGGCAACCTGTCCGACCAGTCGCGCATCGGCTCCGTCTACCACATGCGCGGCGTGACGGCCGGCATCCTGTGGGTGGAAGCGATCCGCGCGGCGCAGGAAAAATTCGGCAAGGGCAAGCCGATCACGGGCGAGCAGATGCGCTGGGGCCTGGAAAACCTGAACGTCGACGATGCGCGCCAGAAGGCCGTCGGCGCGCTGGGCATGTTCCCCACCGTGAAAACCAGCTGCGACGACCATGAAGGCTCGGGCGCCGTGAAAGTGCAGCAGTGGGATGGCAAGAAGTGGACCGCCATCACGCCGAAATGGATCGTCGGCGACAAGGCCCTGGTGCGCAAACTGGTCGAGGAATCGTCGGGCAAGTACGCCGACGAGAAAAAGATCACGCCGGCGTGCATGAAGTAA
- a CDS encoding DUF4132 domain-containing protein: MMQTEISSRAAALRARLEGTAVDHARFTGPPVDFNDWTPEELGAVWGALHRAARFGHDDVARFNLAHTLLEQVTEAGLAPLLAGAMFLDALDAAADYNREWEYVIGCLACLQGEAPAGTAAQARRILGETSGWVERPYQAWLLAHLAGGDAPAQFAQLMEERHARYPMPLTLQELALLPQLAQASLLALAGSPHSSFWNRNSIGEADPAAVLADDAAYAAFARTILEQAARHIAAIHDGSVPYAADAAFATADSPVLARAARVAAYRDDAWFRPVIAVLLPLACVAPGAAKSAPSQSLAMALGHAVETIPTPESLLALRTALAQVRHAGIRKKLERNLKPAERALAERPDIAWRIGMPGPMGKRRQAMLARRLEAGYASEVWFGLDQWRALRDDADIETVARALVWRTGDGLAFMLDGKGAIDAQGQPVVLPEQGDIGLWHPLHGSGEQRAAWQALLARRRVRQPLRQVYREIYAPPGDGGAPFAGYQLSLPTLLGLARREGWRLDYDEGLSRQFGAWRVLLRLGGHVYPGAGGACTSNGLAPAQMMPMAPVAYSEACRAVDLLVSASALALLEEEHSVQRAERLFYLANLAPGPMAGMRRTVLEQVFANQIEDGRMALEARHLMVGRHAIHLTTGRVTLDGAEVASEVAAKGSKLGAVPWLPHDEALLEKIVGLAGQLLQH, encoded by the coding sequence ATGATGCAGACTGAAATCTCCAGCCGCGCCGCAGCGCTGCGGGCTCGCCTCGAGGGTACTGCCGTCGACCATGCGCGTTTCACGGGGCCGCCCGTCGATTTCAACGACTGGACACCTGAAGAACTGGGCGCCGTCTGGGGGGCGCTGCACCGCGCGGCGCGCTTCGGCCATGATGATGTCGCGCGGTTTAATCTGGCGCACACGCTGCTGGAACAGGTGACTGAGGCCGGACTGGCGCCGTTGCTGGCCGGCGCCATGTTCCTCGACGCGCTCGACGCGGCCGCTGATTACAACCGGGAGTGGGAGTATGTCATCGGCTGCCTGGCCTGCCTGCAGGGCGAGGCACCGGCAGGCACGGCGGCGCAGGCGCGGCGAATTCTCGGCGAAACCTCGGGCTGGGTCGAGCGGCCCTACCAGGCCTGGCTGCTGGCGCACCTTGCCGGCGGCGACGCCCCTGCGCAATTCGCGCAGCTGATGGAGGAGCGCCACGCCCGTTATCCGATGCCACTGACCTTGCAGGAATTGGCACTGCTGCCGCAGCTGGCGCAAGCGTCCCTGCTGGCGCTGGCCGGCTCGCCCCATAGCAGCTTCTGGAACCGCAACAGTATCGGCGAGGCGGATCCCGCCGCCGTGCTGGCCGACGATGCGGCGTATGCCGCTTTTGCGCGCACGATACTGGAACAGGCGGCGCGTCATATCGCCGCCATCCACGACGGCAGCGTGCCGTATGCGGCCGATGCCGCCTTTGCCACGGCAGATTCTCCCGTGCTGGCGCGCGCCGCGCGGGTCGCCGCCTACCGCGATGATGCATGGTTCCGTCCCGTGATCGCCGTCTTGCTGCCTTTGGCCTGCGTGGCGCCCGGTGCGGCAAAAAGCGCGCCGTCGCAGTCGCTGGCGATGGCATTGGGCCATGCGGTGGAAACCATCCCCACGCCGGAAAGCTTGCTGGCCCTGCGCACGGCGCTGGCGCAGGTGCGCCATGCGGGCATCCGCAAGAAGCTGGAACGCAATCTGAAACCGGCCGAACGGGCGCTGGCCGAACGGCCCGATATCGCCTGGAGGATCGGCATGCCCGGCCCCATGGGCAAGCGGCGCCAGGCCATGCTGGCGCGCCGCCTGGAAGCGGGCTACGCCAGCGAAGTGTGGTTTGGCCTGGACCAATGGCGCGCCTTGCGCGACGATGCCGATATCGAGACGGTGGCGCGCGCGCTGGTCTGGCGCACGGGCGATGGGCTGGCCTTCATGCTCGACGGGAAGGGCGCCATCGATGCGCAGGGGCAACCAGTGGTATTGCCTGAGCAAGGCGACATCGGCCTGTGGCATCCCCTGCACGGCAGCGGGGAGCAGCGCGCCGCCTGGCAGGCGCTGCTCGCGCGGCGGCGCGTGCGCCAGCCGCTACGCCAGGTGTATCGTGAAATATATGCACCGCCCGGCGACGGCGGCGCCCCATTTGCCGGCTACCAGTTGTCGCTGCCTACCTTGCTGGGACTGGCCCGCCGCGAAGGCTGGCGGCTCGATTACGATGAAGGCTTGTCGCGCCAGTTCGGCGCCTGGCGCGTATTGCTGCGCCTCGGGGGACACGTCTATCCAGGCGCGGGCGGCGCCTGCACATCCAACGGGCTGGCGCCCGCGCAGATGATGCCGATGGCGCCGGTGGCGTATTCGGAAGCGTGCCGCGCGGTGGACCTGCTGGTCAGCGCCAGCGCCCTGGCGCTGCTGGAAGAAGAGCACAGCGTGCAGCGCGCAGAGCGCCTGTTTTACCTGGCCAATCTGGCGCCGGGGCCGATGGCGGGCATGCGGCGCACGGTGCTGGAACAGGTATTCGCGAACCAGATCGAGGACGGGCGCATGGCGCTCGAAGCGCGCCACCTGATGGTCGGCAGGCATGCGATTCACCTGACCACCGGCAGGGTCACGCTGGACGGCGCCGAGGTGGCGAGCGAGGTGGCAGCGAAGGGGAGCAAGCTGGGCGCCGTGCCGTGGCTGCCGCACGATGAGGCGCTGCTGGAAAAAATCGTCGGCCTCGCCGGCCAGCTGCTCCAGCATTGA